From the Chitinispirillales bacterium ANBcel5 genome, the window GGAGTATATCATAAAAAAAATTCAAACATATGTTCATGAACCGAAGTTTGTGGCGTATCCTGAATATATTTTAGATATTCTGTGGTACAGATCTGAATTCTGTTTTCCTAAAAGGATACTATACGCCAAAAAAGTAGAAGACAAAATAAAAAACTGAAAGAGGCAGGGGGCCTAGCATGTCTTTGGTTTCACAGAGTAACAACCCTGAAGTGACGGATCAGCAGACCAGTGATTTCTGTAAAAAGGAGAATGCTATCAATACTATTCATGAGTACCGAACCCATAATTGCAGCCAATTACGGAAAAATCATGTAGGTGAACTTGCCAGAATCAGTGGATGGATTCATAATAAAAGAGACCACGGTGGAGTGCTTTTTATCGATCTGAGAGATCATTACGGTATTACTCAGGTAGTTATATACCCCAACAGGGCATTTCAGAAAAAAATCGCGCACCTTGCAAAAGAAACTGTAATACGTTTTGACGGGCTTGTTGCATTGCGCTCCACTGAAAACATTAACCCCAAGATCCCTACCGGTGAAGTAGAAGTGGTAGCAGACAGTTTCATCGTTCTTGGTGAGAGTGAAACTACTCCCTTTAGCATATTCCCTGAAGATCCCCTACCTGAAGAGATGCGTCTTGAGTATCGGTTTCTGGATTTAAGACGTTCTGAAATACACAAAAACATTGTAATGAGATCAAAAGTAATAGCTCATATCAGAAAACTGCTTACAGAAATGGGATTTAACGAGTATCAGACACCTATTCTCACCAGCTCATCTCCTGAAGGGGCACGCGATTATCTTGTGCCATCCAGATTGCACCCGGGACAGTTTTATGCTCTGCCTCAGGCTCCACAGGTTTTCAAACAGTTGCTGATGGTTGCAGGTTTTGATCGATATTTTCAGATCGCACCTTGCTTTAGGGATGAAGATGCACGAGCTGACCGTTCACCAGGGGAATTTTATCAGCTCGATATGGAAATGTCTTTTGTTACACAGGAGGATGTTTTTAAGATTGTCGAGCAGGTGTTGGGCGATGTGTTTACTACTTTTAGTGACTGGAAATGTGATGAAATTCCATTTAGAAAAATCCCTTACAGAGAAGCAATGGTTAAGTACGGGACCGATAAACCTGATCTGCGTATAAATATCGAAATACAGGATGTATCAGAGTATTTTCTCGATTCAGGTTTTAAAATCTTTTCTGATACAGTTAAGGATGGGGGAGTAGTTCGTGCAATTCCGTTAAAGGGAGGGGGAGCTCAACCCAGAGCCTTTTTCGACAGAATGGTTCAGTTTGCGCAATCGCTAGGTAGTCAGGGCCTTGCTTATCTGGTATGGAATGATGATGGGATCAAGGGGCCTATAGCTAAATTTCTCGCTCCAGAAAAAATAGAGCAGCTGTCCTCGGATCTGGAAGTAAAATCGGGAGATGTGGTCTTTTTTGTTTGTAACGAGGAAAAAACCGCAAACAAATTAGCTGGAGAGATTCGTTTGAAACTGGGCAAA encodes:
- the aspS gene encoding aspartate--tRNA ligase, translating into MSLVSQSNNPEVTDQQTSDFCKKENAINTIHEYRTHNCSQLRKNHVGELARISGWIHNKRDHGGVLFIDLRDHYGITQVVIYPNRAFQKKIAHLAKETVIRFDGLVALRSTENINPKIPTGEVEVVADSFIVLGESETTPFSIFPEDPLPEEMRLEYRFLDLRRSEIHKNIVMRSKVIAHIRKLLTEMGFNEYQTPILTSSSPEGARDYLVPSRLHPGQFYALPQAPQVFKQLLMVAGFDRYFQIAPCFRDEDARADRSPGEFYQLDMEMSFVTQEDVFKIVEQVLGDVFTTFSDWKCDEIPFRKIPYREAMVKYGTDKPDLRINIEIQDVSEYFLDSGFKIFSDTVKDGGVVRAIPLKGGGAQPRAFFDRMVQFAQSLGSQGLAYLVWNDDGIKGPIAKFLAPEKIEQLSSDLEVKSGDVVFFVCNEEKTANKLAGEIRLKLGKELDLVEKNAYRFCWITDYPMYEYNEESRKIEFSHNPFSMPQGGLEALNTMDPLRIKAFQYDIVCNGIELSSGAIRNHRPQIMYRAFEIAGYTKDQVDKRFGALIKAFRYGAPPHGGIAPGIDRMIMLLTDEPNIREVIAFPMNQKAQDQMMNAPANVNENQLKELNIKPVQY